In the Afipia sp. GAS231 genome, TCCGGGGCCCATGTAGCCACAGAGTAGGTCCCGGCTCTGCGGCGCATCGCTTCGCGCTGCACCGCGTCCGGGACACGAGGAAGAGCGAATGTCCTCCATCGACGAAACAAAAGCCTTCATCCCGCTCAACATCGCGGTGCTGACGATTTCAGACACGCGGTCGCTGGCCGATGACAAATCCGGCAGTACGCTGGCGGATCGCCTCACGGCGGCCGGCCATCATCTCGCCGCGCGCGAGATCATCGTCGACGATGTCGATGCGATCCGCGTCGTCATCAGGCGATGGATCGCCGACGCTGGCGTCGACGTCATCATCACCACAGGTGGCACCGGCTTTACCGGCCGCGATGTCACGCCCGAGGCGGTCGAGCCCTTGTTCGAAAAGCGGATGGATGGTTTTTCCATCGCCTTTCACATGCTCAGCCACGCCAAGATCGGCGCCTCGACGATCCAGAGCCGCGCCACCGCCGGGGTTGCCGGGGCGACCTTCATCTTCTGTTTGCCGGGATCGCCGGGCGCCTGCCGCGACGGCTGGGACGGCATCCTTGGCCCCCAGCTCGATTACCGCACGCGGCCCTGCAATTTCGTCGAGATTATGCCGCGGCTGGATGAGCACCTGCGCCGGCCCAAGGCCAAGGGCGCATCGGCGTAGGGTTGCTGTCGTTCCCGGTGTCGAAGACGGGAACCACGATATTCCCCCCGTCATTGCGAGGAGCGGAAGCGACGAAGCAATCCAGACTTTCCCCGTGGACAGATTCTGGATTGCTTCGCTTCGCTCGCAATGACGACAGCCACAAGTATCGCTTCGCTCCACCCATCCTACTCTCGATACTTGACCTCGGTTCAGCCTCTGTGTTGGACTGTCGTGCGTCTTTTTTAGGGAGCTGAAACATGAAGAAAATTATCGTTGTTGGCTTTGCTATCCTCGCCGTCTCCACTTCAGGTGCTTTGGCCAAAGGCAAGGCGAAGCCGAAAGAGGTCGCCGCTGCCGCGACCCCGACCAACCCGCTCTTGAGCAATGTGAGTGCCGCCGACAAGGCGCTCTACGCGAAGAACAAGCACGACTCCGGCGTGAAGTAATTACACGACATCGCCGATCTCTGGCTTCGGCCTTCTGCTAGCGCCGCTGTCCGCAAGGACGGCGGCGCTTTCACGTGGGGATCTTGCAACCCATCCTTGTAATAGCAAAATCGATTATTGTCGGTGTGTTCCGAAAGGAATGGCCTGCCACGGACGGCAATCCGCGGCAGGCCGCTGGCGATCGGATCGTACCCATCCAGAGCCACTTTTGGCTGCTCCGTAGCGAGATCGTCGTCAGCACCTTCATCGGACCCGGATGGTTGCCGGAACAACTTGGTTCGCTTCACAAGGCAGGGTCGACGAAGATGACACAGATTATCATAACGACGGCTGGAATCGATACGTCCAAGTCCAAACTGGACATCGCAGTTCACGATCGTGCCGAGCGTTGGCAGGTCGCAAACGTCTTGCCTGGCTGGCGAGCCCTTGCCGGTTACCTAGCCAAGGCCGGCGTGACGCGCGTCGGCATCGAGGCGACCGGCGGGTATGAACGTGGTGTGGTGGAGCATTTACGCGAGGCAGGCTTTACCGTGCTGGTGCTGCAGCCGATCCAGGTCAAGGCGTTTGGCCGGGTGCATCTGTGCCGCGCCAAGAACGATGCGCTCGACGCGGTCTTGATCGCGGCTTGCACAGCAACGCTCGATCCGCCGAAGACTACGCCAGATTCACGTCTGGCTGAATTGGCTGAAAATCTGACTTTCCTCGATCAAATCGATGAGGATCTCAGGCGCTTCAAGACCCGGCTGGAACATATCCACGAGCCTCGGTTGCGGCGAATGGTTCTTGGCGAAATTGCTCGATGGAACGCGCGACGGCTCGCCCAGGTTCGTTACATTGCCAAGCAATTACGCTCTCACCCCGATCTCGCCGCTCGCTTTGATCTGGTGCTCAGTATTCCTGGAATCGGTGAGCGGACTGCACTGGCAATCATTATCCGTATGCCCGAGCTTGGTCGCGTGAGCCGGGAGGAAGCCGCAGCCCTCGCCGGACTTGCTCCCTTCGACAACGACAGCGGGCAGCAAAAAGGGCAACGCCACATCGCCGGCGGCCGAGCTCGCTTGCGGCGCTCCCTGTTCGCGGCAGCCCTCCCAGCAGTGTTCCGGTGGAACAAGGCCCTCACCATGCTCTACGCACGCCTAATAGCATCCGGAAAGCATCATAACGCCGCACTCATCGCCTGCGCCCGCAAGCTCCTGATCTACGCCAACACCGTCGTTCAACGCGGTACCCCGTGGATCGAAAAAGATGCTTAGCTTTAATGGTTGCTACGCGCTGCACTCTCCGTCATTGCCTGCAACAAACGCGAAGCGTTTGTGCAAGGGAGCAAAGCGACGAAGCAATCCATTCTTTCTTTTGCGCAGCAAGATGGATTGCTTCGCTTCGCTCGCAATGACGGTGGCTACAATTGGCGCCGCCCGATCCCGATCAACCACGACCATACCGCGCGCCACATATTGCGATAATATTCCGCGCGCAGTTGATGCGCGCGCTTGATGTAAAACGCGATCAGATCCGGCGTGACGCGTCGCGGGGGCGGGTCGCGACGGCCGGGCTTCATAGCTCCAGTTCCCAGGTCTCGCTGATCAGGTCTTGCCCGAAACTGCGGTTCGCCTCATCAGCCACCAGCACGAAGCCGGCATCCTGATAGATCTTGCGGGCGGCCAGCAGGATGCTCTGGGTCCACAGCGTGATCTTGCGGTAGCCGCAGGCCTTTGTGAAGGCGATGCATTCGGCGACCAGCCGCTGGCCCAGGCGCTGTCCGCGCCCGGCGGGATCGACCAGCAACAGGCGGATTTTCGCGACATCGTCGGTGTGTCGCACCAGAAACACCGAGCCGACCTGTGCGCCGTCGATATCGGCGATCCAGCAGCGTTCCCGTGAAGCGTCGAACGAGGCGAGGAACTTTGCCGTGATCTCCGCGACCAGGCCCTCGAACGAGGAATCGAAGCCGTATTCGCTGGCGTAGAGCGCGCCGTGGCTCTGCACCACCCATCCCATGTCGCCGGGGCGGGGGCCGCGCAGGATGGCTGGCGGTGGCGGGGTATCCGGCGCGCCGAGCAGCCGTTCGATCAGGGCCATGGCGCCGATCAGCCTTTCACTGCCGCCTGCCGGTAGGCCCGCCAGCATCGCGCCGACGTCGTCCTGGGAACTGCGCTCGAGTTTGGCAAAGGCCTGCCGGCCCTTGGCGGTCAGGCTGAGCCGGTACTGCCGACGGTCCGTCGGCAGCGGCTTGCGCGTGATCAGGCCGTTCTCGTCGAAATTCTGGACGATCCGGCTGAGGTATCCGGCATCGAGGCCCAGCTCGCTGCCGATCTCCTTGGCGGACAGGTCCTCGCGGTGGGCGAGCTCGTACAGCACCCGCGCCTCGCTCAGCGAATACGGGCTTTTCAGCAGCTGCTGGTCGAGCACGCCGAGCTTGCGGGTGTAGAAGCGGTTGAAGGCGCGAACTGCCTCGACCTCGTGGTCGGAATCCGTCTGGGCCGAATTTCTGGAAGTCATGGCAAACCTCGATACTTGCCATTGTCAATTAATTATTTGACTTTGGCAAGTATATTTCCGTGGCGCACCGGTTCCAGTTCTACTGTGTATGGGGTTGTTTTCGATATTTTGGGTCCGGCAGCATCGGCACCGCCCGCTCCCTCTCCCGCTTGCGGGGGAGGGCTGGGGCGGGGGTGCTTCAACGTCGACACTGCCTGCGAGGAGAGAGCCCCACCCGCCGCGCTCTTCGAGCGCGTCGGCCTAAGAGCGAGCTTCGCTCGTCTCGCCCCCGCAAGCGGGAGAGGCGAGTTAGGTTCAGGCCACCACCATGATCCGGCTGCGCAGGGTCGTGCGCGCGGAGCGGCCGAGCTGGCGCAGCAGCCGCGCCTCGGAACGGCGCGAGTCCGGCCGGTAGCCGCCGAGCCGGTCGTAGTGGTCGCGGGCGATCAAGAGCCCCTGTTCGGCCGATGGCCCCGCGACCATGCGGGCGAGGAACTTGAGGCCGTCGCGGAAACCAATGTCGGCATAGGGCGAGCGGGCGTAGCGGAACACGCCGGCGCGGGGCCGGCCGCTGTTGGCAACGCCCTGGATGAATTGCGTGGTCTCTTCGATCCAACCTGAATCGAGCACGGCGCCGGCATGCAGGAACATCAGCCACGGCGAGCGTGCGGTTCGCGCACCCGCCGCCATTGCTGCGGCGCGGGTGCCCTCGAACGCCAGAAAGCCGCAGCCGGCGACGTCGGCGACCCGTTCGATCACACCGGTGCCGGCCCGATCGACCAGCAGCACCTCGCGGATGATGCCGGCAGCGGCGCCCGGCACCAGCGCCGCAAGGGTGGCGACGGCCGGCTGTTCGACCCCTTCGGTCGGAATGATGACGCTCAGCATGAATGAGGCTTCGGTGGCTCAATCTGTGAAAAACGCTGCACTGTTATCACCTTGTCACATTCAAAACAGCCACTGTTGTGCAGTTTTTTGCGGCAGCCGCTAAGGGTGGGTCAAGCAGCATTTTTTCGCGCGCGCTGTGGATCGTTGCGATTCATGTTCTTGATTTGTTCTCAAGGCGTGCTATGTACTGACGCATGAGCCGAGCATCCTCTCATGCCCTCAAGCACCCGCCGGTCACGGCGCCCTCCGCTCCGGCGGGTGCGACTCCTTTTCCCGAACTCGCTGTTGCCATCGAGCGCGAACGGCGGCGCGGCCGCGGCGCCCAGTCCAATGACAGCGGCCGGTTCGAAGCCGAGGCGCGGGTCGCCTTCGACGACGGCTGGCAGAGCCTCGACGACCTGCCGCCGTTCAAGACCACGGTCTCGATCGACACCTCGCGCAAGGTCATCGCCCGCAACGACTCGCCCGATATCGGCTTCGACCGCTCGATCAACCCGTATCGCGGCTGCGAGCACGGCTGCGTCTACTGCTTCGCACGGCCGACCCACGCCTATCTCGGCCTGTCGCCCGGGCTCGACTTCGAATCCAAACTGCTCGTCAAACCGGACGCGCCCGAACTGCTCGAGAAGGAACTGGCGGCGCCCGGTTACGAACCGCGCATGATCGCGATCGGCACCAACACCGATCCCTATCAGCCGATCGAGTGCGAGCACAAAATCATGCGCGGCATTCTCGAAGTGCTGGAGCGCGTCGGCCATCCCGTCGGCATCGTTACCAAATCGGCGCTGGTCGTGCGCGACATCGATATTCTCCAGCGAATGGCGAAGCGCAACCTGGTCAAGGTCGCGCTTTCGGTGACGACGCTCGACCCCAAGCTCGCACGCACCATGGAGCCGCGGGCCTCGACGCCGCCAAAACGTCTGGAAGCGATCCGCAAACTGACGGACGCCGGCATTCCGGCGACCGTCATGGTAGCACCCGTGATCCCGGCGCTGAACGATTCCGAGATCGAGCGCATTCTCGATGCCGCCGCCCATGCCGGCGCCAAGGAGGCCAGCTACGTCTTGCTGAGGCTGCCGCTGGAGGTGCGCGATCTGTTCCGCGAATGGCTGATGGCGAATTATCCCGACCGCTATCGCCACGTCTTCACTTTGATCCGCGACATGCGCGGCGGCCGCGACTACGACGCAAAGTGGGGCATGCGGATGAAGGGCACCGGCCCGATGGCCTGGATGATCGGGCGCCGTTTCGAAGTCGCCTGCGAGAAGCTCGGCCTCAACAAGCGCCGCACCAAGTTGACGACGGATCACTTCATCAAGCCGAACCGAAACGGGCAGCAGTTGAGTTTGTTTTAGCAGCTCGTCATTGCGAGGAGCGCAAGCGACGAAGCAATCCAGACTTTCTTTGTCTCGCGAAGCGCTGGATTGCTTCGCTTCGCTCGCAATGACCAGGAGGATGTAATGAGTACCAAACCACCCACCCCGCGCTTCACCGTCGTCACCCTCGGCGTCAGCAACATCCGCGCCAGCATCGCCTTCTACGAAGCATTGGGATTTAAACGAAAGATGCGCGCCACCGGCGAGGCCGTCGCTTTCTTCGATACCGGCGGCACGGTGATCGGGCTGTTCCCGTGGGATCAACTGGCGGCGGATGTCACGCTGCCGGACCAGCCGCGGCCCAAAGCCTTTCGCGGCATGACGCTGGCCTGGAACTGCGGCTCGGTTGAAGAAGTCGACCGGGTGCTGGATTTCGCGATTTCGATGGGCGCCTCGCTGCTGAAGCCCGCGCACCAGACCGACTATGGCGGCTACTCCGGCTATTTCGGCGATCCCGACAACCATCCCTGGGAGGTCGTGGTCGCGCCGGGCATCGAGGTCGGCGATGACCGGCGGGTTCATCTGCCGGACTAGGCTTCGGTATTTGCTGGCAAAGGTTGGATTGAATAGCGGGAATTGAACGCGGTTTCCGGTTGCGTCGCAGTGTCCACTTTCGCACCATCCCGGCATGATTCGGGACAAGTCTTCAAAGCCAAAAGCCAAGGGTGCGATCGCGGTGACGCCGCCGAGCTTTCGCCGCGAGCGCGCGCTGATCAAGCGCGGCGTCTGGCCGGTGGCCGGTTGCGACGAGGCCGGACGCGGGCCGCTGGCAGGCCCCGTGGTGGCGGCCGCCGTCGTGCTGGATCCGAAACGAATTCCAAAAGGCATCGACGATTCCAAGCGGCTCACCGCCGAGCGCCGTGAGGAATTGTTCGAGGAGATCTGCGCGACAGCGTCGTTTGCGGTTGCCTTTGCCTCGCCGGCGCGGATCGACCGCGACAATATCCTGCGCGCCTCGCTGTGGGCGCTGACCCGCGCCGTGCAGGCGCTGCCGGAAAACCCACGACACGTTTTTGTCGACGGCCGCGACCGGCTTGACGTCGCCTGCGATTGCGACGCCGTGATCGGCGGCGATGGCATCGTGATGTCGATCGCCGCCGCTTCGATCATCGCCAAGGTGACGCGCGACCGGCTGATGTGCGCGCTGGCGCTGGATTGCCCGGGCTACGGTTTTGAGACCCACAAGGGCTACGCGGTGCCGGAACATCGCGAGGCGCTGGACCGGCTGGGTCCGAGCGTGCACCACCGCCGCTTCTTTGCGCCTGTCGTCGCCGCGCGCGAGAAGCACTATCCGGAGAACGTTGTCGTCGAGCGCGATCTATTTACGCTCGAAACCCAAATCGTGACCGAATTTCCGGTAGCCGTTTAGGACTTTATTTTCTGACGCGTTTTCTTGACGCGAACCGGATCCACTTCGCTTGAAAACGCTACGGTTGCCTCCGCAGCCTCCGCGCTCTATCAAATGCCATCGGACAGGGCTTCTCGGCCCGGGCATTTCGGACGGTTCATGCGTTTCACCTCCCTGGTTGTCGAACTGATCCGCGCCCGGCCGCGGCTGGTGGTCTGGCTTGTGGTGCTGCTGCAGGCCGCCCTCTGGCTGATGCTGCCGGTGCTGATCTATCGCAGCCCGCCCGGGGAACTCGCGACCGTGCTGGCGTTCGGCCGGGAGTACCAGGTCGGAACCTGGTTCGGTCCGCCGCTGGCGTTCTGGCTCGCCGATATCGCCTTCCGCGCCGTCGGCAATCACATGTTCGGCGTCTATCTGCTGGCGCAGCTCTGTGCGATCGCCACCTTCTGGACCTTCTATCAGCTCGCGCGCGCCATCGTCGGCGGCCAGCAGGCGGTGCTGGCGGTGCTGCTCTCGATGACGGTGGTGGCGTTCAGCTCGCCCGGCGTCGAATTCGGCCCGCTGGTGCTGGCGCGGCCGCTATGGGCGCTGTTGCTGCTGCATTCATGGCAGATCATCGGCCAGAACCGGCGCAGCGCCTGGTTCGCCTGGTCGATCGAGGCCGGCCTGCTGCTGCTGACGACCTCGGCCGCGATCGGGCTGTTGCTGCTGATCGCAGGCTTTGCGGTCGCCACCGTGCGCGGGCGGCGCACCCTGATGTCGCTCGATCCGCTGTATTCGCTGCTGGTGATCGTCGTGCTGGCGCTGCCCTGGCTGATCTGGATCGTCCGCGCCGACGTGCTGACGATGCCGCCCTGGCCTGCGATCGATGATCTCTCGGCCCGCGCGCTGCATTGGGGCACACTGCTCGGCGGCCTGGTGCTGGCGATGTCGGGCGTCGTGCTGCTGGTGGTGCTCAACTCCGGCTGGTTCGCGCGCAACGCCGAGGAGGCGCCGATCATCTACCGGCCGCCGGTCGATCCGCTGGCGCGCCAGTTCGTCTATTGCTTCGCGATCGCTCCGGCGCTGCTCGGCAGCGTGGTTGCGGGGGTGTTCAATCTCGAGCGCATTACCGGCGGCGCCGGCGTGGCCTTGCTGATGTCCGGTCTGGCCGCGATCGTCGCGACCGGCGACCTCGTCTATCTCAGGCGCCAGCGGCTGTTGCGCTCGGTCTGGGCGGCGGCGGTTGCAGCACCTGCTTTCGTCGCGATCGGGGCCACGTTGTTTCTGCCCT is a window encoding:
- the moaB gene encoding molybdenum cofactor biosynthesis protein B, producing the protein MSSIDETKAFIPLNIAVLTISDTRSLADDKSGSTLADRLTAAGHHLAAREIIVDDVDAIRVVIRRWIADAGVDVIITTGGTGFTGRDVTPEAVEPLFEKRMDGFSIAFHMLSHAKIGASTIQSRATAGVAGATFIFCLPGSPGACRDGWDGILGPQLDYRTRPCNFVEIMPRLDEHLRRPKAKGASA
- a CDS encoding PA0069 family radical SAM protein is translated as MSRASSHALKHPPVTAPSAPAGATPFPELAVAIERERRRGRGAQSNDSGRFEAEARVAFDDGWQSLDDLPPFKTTVSIDTSRKVIARNDSPDIGFDRSINPYRGCEHGCVYCFARPTHAYLGLSPGLDFESKLLVKPDAPELLEKELAAPGYEPRMIAIGTNTDPYQPIECEHKIMRGILEVLERVGHPVGIVTKSALVVRDIDILQRMAKRNLVKVALSVTTLDPKLARTMEPRASTPPKRLEAIRKLTDAGIPATVMVAPVIPALNDSEIERILDAAAHAGAKEASYVLLRLPLEVRDLFREWLMANYPDRYRHVFTLIRDMRGGRDYDAKWGMRMKGTGPMAWMIGRRFEVACEKLGLNKRRTKLTTDHFIKPNRNGQQLSLF
- a CDS encoding RSP_7527 family protein; protein product: MKPGRRDPPPRRVTPDLIAFYIKRAHQLRAEYYRNMWRAVWSWLIGIGRRQL
- a CDS encoding IS110 family transposase, which codes for MQPILVIAKSIIVGVFRKEWPATDGNPRQAAGDRIVPIQSHFWLLRSEIVVSTFIGPGWLPEQLGSLHKAGSTKMTQIIITTAGIDTSKSKLDIAVHDRAERWQVANVLPGWRALAGYLAKAGVTRVGIEATGGYERGVVEHLREAGFTVLVLQPIQVKAFGRVHLCRAKNDALDAVLIAACTATLDPPKTTPDSRLAELAENLTFLDQIDEDLRRFKTRLEHIHEPRLRRMVLGEIARWNARRLAQVRYIAKQLRSHPDLAARFDLVLSIPGIGERTALAIIIRMPELGRVSREEAAALAGLAPFDNDSGQQKGQRHIAGGRARLRRSLFAAALPAVFRWNKALTMLYARLIASGKHHNAALIACARKLLIYANTVVQRGTPWIEKDA
- a CDS encoding helix-turn-helix domain-containing GNAT family N-acetyltransferase, which gives rise to MTSRNSAQTDSDHEVEAVRAFNRFYTRKLGVLDQQLLKSPYSLSEARVLYELAHREDLSAKEIGSELGLDAGYLSRIVQNFDENGLITRKPLPTDRRQYRLSLTAKGRQAFAKLERSSQDDVGAMLAGLPAGGSERLIGAMALIERLLGAPDTPPPPAILRGPRPGDMGWVVQSHGALYASEYGFDSSFEGLVAEITAKFLASFDASRERCWIADIDGAQVGSVFLVRHTDDVAKIRLLLVDPAGRGQRLGQRLVAECIAFTKACGYRKITLWTQSILLAARKIYQDAGFVLVADEANRSFGQDLISETWELEL
- a CDS encoding VOC family protein, giving the protein MSTKPPTPRFTVVTLGVSNIRASIAFYEALGFKRKMRATGEAVAFFDTGGTVIGLFPWDQLAADVTLPDQPRPKAFRGMTLAWNCGSVEEVDRVLDFAISMGASLLKPAHQTDYGGYSGYFGDPDNHPWEVVVAPGIEVGDDRRVHLPD
- a CDS encoding glycosyltransferase family 39 protein; its protein translation is MRFTSLVVELIRARPRLVVWLVVLLQAALWLMLPVLIYRSPPGELATVLAFGREYQVGTWFGPPLAFWLADIAFRAVGNHMFGVYLLAQLCAIATFWTFYQLARAIVGGQQAVLAVLLSMTVVAFSSPGVEFGPLVLARPLWALLLLHSWQIIGQNRRSAWFAWSIEAGLLLLTTSAAIGLLLLIAGFAVATVRGRRTLMSLDPLYSLLVIVVLALPWLIWIVRADVLTMPPWPAIDDLSARALHWGTLLGGLVLAMSGVVLLVVLNSGWFARNAEEAPIIYRPPVDPLARQFVYCFAIAPALLGSVVAGVFNLERITGGAGVALLMSGLAAIVATGDLVYLRRQRLLRSVWAAAVAAPAFVAIGATLFLPWTGSNEVSTSLPAKAIARFFGDSFERRTNQRLRAVAGDPQLASFITMDAGRPHLLLDATPERTPWLSVAKFNETGGVVVWRAADTSGAPPPELLQRFPGLVPEVPRAFEWIVNGRQPLLRVGWAIVRPKGQ
- a CDS encoding ribonuclease HII, with product MIRDKSSKPKAKGAIAVTPPSFRRERALIKRGVWPVAGCDEAGRGPLAGPVVAAAVVLDPKRIPKGIDDSKRLTAERREELFEEICATASFAVAFASPARIDRDNILRASLWALTRAVQALPENPRHVFVDGRDRLDVACDCDAVIGGDGIVMSIAAASIIAKVTRDRLMCALALDCPGYGFETHKGYAVPEHREALDRLGPSVHHRRFFAPVVAAREKHYPENVVVERDLFTLETQIVTEFPVAV
- a CDS encoding glycosyl transferase is translated as MLSVIIPTEGVEQPAVATLAALVPGAAAGIIREVLLVDRAGTGVIERVADVAGCGFLAFEGTRAAAMAAGARTARSPWLMFLHAGAVLDSGWIEETTQFIQGVANSGRPRAGVFRYARSPYADIGFRDGLKFLARMVAGPSAEQGLLIARDHYDRLGGYRPDSRRSEARLLRQLGRSARTTLRSRIMVVA